The following coding sequences are from one Eretmochelys imbricata isolate rEreImb1 chromosome 12, rEreImb1.hap1, whole genome shotgun sequence window:
- the DDX28 gene encoding putative ATP-dependent RNA helicase DDX28, with amino-acid sequence MALSNAGRLMAAPGELALGGARTSAARLLLVRWAQGGGPQPPENVVRIPRALQLRLAREPRRRGREVPVVPTRAGKLLLRSRRPQLSQPRCLTLGRWERPLLVSAGWKHRRACGDYFQLERSQEQAPALAPQPPRAAGGGASFQALGLGPALVSALRSLSVTQPTAVQRRAIPALLRGGNALCAAETGSGKTLAYLLPLFQKLLSRPALGPAWSPSPRSLVLLPSRELAEQVRSVASSLGRSLGLRVREIGGGRGMASVKNQLRSDPDADLLVSTPGALCKALRKRMVRLERLCCLVLDEADTLLDSSFLDLVEEVLMQAPIAHSPKEVADQWDIKTQLVIVGATFPEGLGQLLSKVTDLGHFITLTSQNLHHLLPHVKQKFIRLKGSDKSSELLQLIKDQGPSSGAVLVFCNNASTVNWLGYILDDHKIKHLRLQGQMPAAMRAGIFTTFQKGQRDVLICTDLASRGLDTSRVELVVNYDFPSTLQDYLHRVGRVGRVGSKVPGTVVSFVTHRWDVDLVRKIETAARRRTSLPGMETAIKEPLPKTDPTQADEE; translated from the coding sequence ATGGCGCTGAGCAACGCCGGGCGGCTGATGGCGGCCCCCGGGGAGCTGGCGCTGGGCGGGGCCAGGACTTCCGCCGCGCGGCTCCTCCTGGTGCGCTGGGCGCAGGGCGGCGGCCCGCAGCCCCCGGAGAACGTGGTGCGGATCCCCCGGGCCTTGCAGCTGCGGCTGGCTCGGGAGCCGCGCAGGCGGGGCCGGGAGGTGCCGGTGGTTCCGACCCGGgcggggaagctgctgctgcggaGCCGGCGGCCGCAGCTGAGCCAGCCTCGCTGCCTGACGCTGGGGCGCTGGGAGCGGCCGCTCCTGGTCTCGGCGGGCTGGAAGCACCGGCGCGCCTGCGGGGACTACTTCCAGCTGGAGCGCTCCCAAGAGCAGGCGCCGGCCTTGGCCCCGCAGCCTCCCCGAGCCGCGGGAGGGGGCGCCTCCTTCcaggcgctggggctggggccggcgcTGGTGTCCGCCCTGCGGTCCCTCTCCGTCACCCAGCCCACGGCCGTGCAGCGCCGCGCCATCCCCGCCCTGCTGCGCGGGGGGAACGCGCTGTGCGCCGCCGAGACGGGCAGCGGCAAGACCCTGGCCTATCTCCTCCCGCTGTTCCAGAAACTCCTGTCTCGGCCCGCGCTGGGCCCGGCCTGGTCGCCCTCCCCTCGCAGCTTGGTGCTGCTGCCCTCCCGGGAGCTGGCGGAGCAGGTGCGCAGCGTGGCCTCCTCCCTGGGCCGTTCCCTGGGACTGCGGGTGCGGGAGATTGGCGGGGGCCGGGGCATGGCCAGCGTGAAAAACCAGCTCCGCTCGGACCCCGATGCTGACTTGCTGGTGTCCACGCCTGGGGCCCTGTGCAAGGCGCTGCGGAAGCGGATGGTGAGGCTGGAGCGGCTGTGCTGTCTGGTGCTGGATGAGGCTGACACGCTGCTGGACTCCTCTTTCCTGGATCTGGTGGAGGAGGTGCTCATGCAAGCCCCCATCGCCCACAGCCCCAAGGAAGTGGCCGACCAGTGGGACATCAAAACCCAGCTAGTGATCGTCGGAGCCACCTTCCCTGAAGGGCTAGGTCAGCTGCTGAGCAAGGTCACCGATCTGGGCCACTTCATCACTCTCACCAGCCAGAACTTGCACCACCTCCTGCCCCATGTCAAGCAGAAATTCATCCGCCTCAAAGGCAGCGACAAGTCATCTGAGCTACTGCAGCTCATCAAAGACCAGGGCCCCTCTAGCGGAGCCGTTCTCGTCTTCTGTAACAATGCCAGCACCGTCAACTGGCTCGGCTACATCCTAGATGATCACAAAATCAAGCACCTGAGGCTCCAGGGACAGATGCCTGCAGCTATGAGAGCAGGCATTTTCACCACCTTTCAGAAGGGACAAAGGGATGTCCTCATTTGCACAGACTTAGCCTCCCGTGGACTGGATACCAGCCGTGTGGAGCTTGTAGTCAACTATGACTTCCCATCCACGTTGCAGGACTATCTCCATCGGGTGGGGCGGGTTGGGCGTGTAGGCAGCAAGGTGCCTGGGACTGTGGTTAGTTTTGTAACCCATCGTTGGGATGTTGATCTGGTGCGGAAGATAGAGACTGCAGCCCGGAGAAGGACCAGTCTCCCTGGGATGGAGACTGCCATTAAGGAGCCTTTGCCTAAAACAGATCCGACTCAGGCTGACGAAGAATGA